TGTAAAGTCAACGGAGCGATCGCAATCCCCGCCAGATGTATCCAAAGAAAGGGATCAGTTTTTATAGATAGGGTCATTGACTTTTGCCTTTAGGTTTTATCAATAAAGGGGGAAAAGATCCCCCTGAGCAACTTATTAATTGGTGCTTAAAGTTCGACGTTTCATCACCATTTGATAAACTTCGATCACATCTCTTTCTTGCCACTCGTTAAATTTGTTCGAGCCTATACCACATTCATAGCCGGCGTTAACTTCTTTAACGTCTTCTTTCATGCGTTTTAGGGAATCGACAGAGCCTTGGAAGACTACTTGTTCTTGGCGACGTACGCGTAGTAAGCGATTACGAATTACTTTACCCGATTGAATATAACAACCGGCGACAGAGCCGCGTCCCACGGTGAAGACCGCGCGCACTTCTGCTGTGCCGAGATATTCTTCTATTTCTTCGGGGTCGAGTAATCCTTCCATGGCGCCCTGGATGTCATCTAGTAGTTTGTAGATGATGTTGTATTCGCGAATGTCTACACTTTCTTGGTCGGCTGCGCTTCTAGCTCCACTAGCCAAGGTGGTGTTAAAACCGATGATTACGGCTCCACTGGCTGCGGCTAAATCCACATCAGTTTCGGTAACTTCACCCGCTGAGGACAAGAGAATGCGTAGTTGGACTTCGTTTTGCGGTAGTTGTTGGAGTGCGCCTAGGATTGCTTCTACTGATCCTTGTACGTCTGCTTTGAGAATCAGGTTTAGTTCCTTGAGTTGTCCTTCTCTGGCTTGTTCTGAGAAGGTGGTGAGGCTGACACGGCGAGAGGAGAGATTTTGTTGTAGGCGTGTTTGACGTTGTTCGTCGCCCCTTGCTTCGGCCATGAGACGGGCTTCTTTTTCGCTGAAGAATACTTCGAACTCGTCTCCTGCCGCTGGTACTTGGTTAAGTCCGAGGATTTCTACGGCAAAAGATGGGGTAGCTCTTTCTACTTTGGCGCCGCGGTCGTCGATCATGGCGCGTATGCGTCCGAAGACTGAACCTGCGAGGATAATATCTCCGACTTTGAGCGTTCCATTTTGCACTAGGAGAGTGGCTACTGGTCCTTTGGCGCGATCGAGATGAGCTTCGATGATGGTGCCTTTTGCCAGGCGATCGGGATTAGCGGAGAGTTCTTCTACTTCAGCCACCAGTAGAATCATTTCTAGAAGGGTATCGAGATTTTCTCCTTTGAGGGCACTCACCGGTACCATGATCGTTTCACCGCCCCATTCTTCTGGTACTAAAGAGAGCTCCATCAGTTCTTGTTTGATGCGATCGGGGTTGGCTTCTATTTTGTCTACTTTGTTAATTGCTACTACTAGGGGTACTCCCGCGGCTTTAGCGTGACTAATCGCTTCTCTGGTTTGGGGTTGTACGCCATCGTCTGCGGCTACTACCAAAACGGCAATATCGGTGACCTTTGTGCCTCGTGCGCGCATAGCGGTGAAGGCTTCGTGACCAGGTGTATCTAAAAATACTACTTGCTGGTTTTTACCATTGTGCTCTACGTCTACGTGATAGGCGCCGATGTGTTGGGTAATTCCGCCTGCTTCTCCTTGGGCGACTTTGGTTTTACGAATGGAGTCGAGGAGGGTTGTTTTACCGTGGTCTACGTGACCCATAATCGTTACTACAGGAGGGCGACGTACCAATTTCTCTAGATCTGATATGTCTAGCATTTCGGTAGTTTTAGTTGCTGCTGCTTCTACCGTGGCACTTGTAACCTTTACTCCTAGATCTTGTGCTACTTGTGTAGCTGTTTCGAGTTCTAGGGTTTGTGTGATATTTACTGCTATTCCTTTGGCAAATAGGTTTTTGATAATTTCCGTTTCTGAAATTTTAAGCAATTCGGCTAAGCTTCTTACGGTTAGGCTGCCGGAAAGCTCTATTTCTGCAGGAAGTTCTTCTACTACTTTTGTTTCTTTGTTTTCAACTCTTTTTTCGGTTTTTTCGCCGGTTTTTTTGAGTTTAGCGATCTGAGAAGGTTTTGTGACTGAAACGGGGTTTTCTGATTTGGGTTTGGGAGGGCGAGCGATCGCCAAGTTCATGACTGTGGAGGACCCAGCTGCTTCTAACAGTGCATCTAAGTCTTCTTCATCTTCTTCGATCACCACCGAGCGCCGTTTATTTTTCGGTGCTAGTTTTGCTGCTTTTGCCTTATTATCTTCTTCTTCCTCTTCTTCCCATTTTTTCGCTTTTTCCGGTTTAGTTAACTTAATCTGTTTATTTCTTTTGGGTTTTTCTAGAAGAATTGCTTCATCTGAATCGGTTTCTTTTTCTGCCCCTTCTATGCCCAATTCTGACTCTAGATCTAGTCCTGGATCTAATCCTTCTGTTGATTTAGGTTTTGCCGGTTTGGGAAGTTGAGGTCTAATCAGTCTGGGTAAGCGGACAGAACCTTCTTCTTGATTTTTCTCCGGTTCTTGTTCTGATTTGGCTTTGGGTCTAACTTTAACTTTAACTTTGGCTTTTTCTTCTGTCGGTAAAGTTTCTGAAATACTTATTTCTGTTTCTGGTGCTTTTACCTTTTCTATTTCCCGTTTACTTTTAACTGGTACATCGGGGTTTTTTTCTTGTTTAGGACTAGGTTTTTTAGCGAGGGGTTTGACTTGAGGTTTTGGTTTTTCTGGTCTAACTGGAGGCTGAAGTAGTTGGCTCGATTCTAACATGTGGTCCGTAGATATTTGTTGTGAGGAATCAGTGGTACTCGGGTCAGTTGGGGTTAACTGAGGTTTTGGCGGGCGTGCTGCTGGTGTCAGAGTTAACTCTGGTTTCGTGTTTACTGTATTAGAGGGTGACATATCTGGGTTAAAATCATCCTGGTGCTGTTTATGGTGAACTGCTAGTATTTCCGGCTTGTTTTTGCTAGTTATCGTTTCCCAAGACTGCTCTACTTCGGATTGCTTAACTTGAGATATCCGTTCTGCTTTGGCTCTAATCTGCTCAGCTTGAGATTCTGTTATCGTGCTACTGTGGCTTTTTACAACAATATTTAGCTGCGCACAAATTTCTAAAACTTCTTTGTTATCTATGTCCAATTCTTTTGATAAATCGTAAATTCTTACTTTTTCGTGGTTCATCCAATGTCCCCCTAATTACATAGCTCTGTTATAGTTTTCCCACTGACTGGGATTGGTGGTTATTCATGGTTTTCATGTTAATTTAGTAAACTACTGCCCTCTTACTTCTTTTATTCTCTACTTTATGCTAACGATTATTAACTGTAATAGCTAAGACGTGTCCACAATTTTTGATAAATTTCCTCTGATACATAAATTTTAAGGGCTTTTCCCAGGCGATTTTTTTGTTGCGCTATCCGCAAGCAGTCTTCTTGAGGACAGAGATAGGCAGAACGTCCCTGACCTTGATCTAATTGTACCTCTGTTGAGGGATAGACTCGCACAATTCGCCAGAAGGATTCTTTAGGTCCTACGCAGCGACAACTTAAACAGCGTCGATAATTAGTCTTCATTCTGCTTCTGACTGATATTGTTGAGCGTCTTTGATGTCAATCTTCCAACCCGTCAGACGAGCCGCTAAACGTACATTTTGACCCTCTTTCCCAATCGCTAAACTCAGGTGATTTTCTGCGACTAGCGCCAAAGCTTGACGTTCATCCGGATTAATTAGAGTAACTTTGTCTACTCTGGCTGGACTCAAAGCGTTGGAAATATAGATAGCCGGATCTGGAGACCAGCGAATTACGTCTATTTTTTCTCCTTTTAGTTCGTTAACTACGGCTTGAATCCGTGAACCTTTGGCGCCAATACAAGCACCCACTGGATCTACGTCTCTTTCTAGGGTATCTACGGCAATTTTAGTACGAGGACCAACGTAGCGAGAGGGTGGGTTAGCTTCTCTAGCCACTGCTACAATGCGTACGATTTCTTCTTCGATCTCTGGTACTTCGTTAGCGAATAAGTATACTACTAAGCCAGCATCGGCTCGGGAAACAATTAGTTGGGGACCACGATGAGAGCCTGAGCGTACTTTTTTTAGATAGACTTTAAATAGAGAGTTAGCGCGGTAGTTATCATTGGGGAGTTGCTCTCGTTTGGGCAATTCGGCTTCTACTTCTGGTTGTCCAAATCCGCTCGAGACGGACATAATCACCGATTGGCGTTCAAATCTAAGAACTTTAGCTTGTAAAACCGTATTTTCTATCTCTTGATATTCTTCTTGAATCAGTTTTCGTTGTTGATCTCGTAGTTTTTGCAAAAGTACTTGTTTGGTTTGAATAGCTGCCATGCGCCCAAATTCTTCTTGAGGGGGAGTTACGTCTAGAACTACTTCGTCTCCGAGTTGGGCTTCTTTTTCTACTTCTTGTACTTCTTTGAGAGAGATATGGTGATCGGTATCGGTCACTTCTTCGACTATCCTTTTAGTAGAAAGAATCCGAAAACCCTCTTCATCTGTGTCTAATTCTACTTCAAAGTTATCAAAATATTCATCATTGTACAGGTGACGTTCAAGATTTTGAGCGCGACGGTAGCGTTCGTATCCTTTGAGTAAAGCTTCTCGCAGAGCATCTTGTACAGAAGATTTGGGTAAGTTATGGCTATGACTGATTTCTTCAATCATTGTCTGTAATCCTGGTAAATAAACTAAGGACATAAAATATTGACTCCTGGCTATTTATGCTTGATCATCTAATTGAACTTTGGCGATCAGTTCTCGGGGAATAGAGACTGATTTACCTTTTTGATTGAGATACAGGTTTTGGTCATCGCGTCCTTGTAGTTTACCTCGCCATTCTTTCTGCTCTAGATAGGGAGGAACAGTTTTAATGATGACGTCGAAACCTTTAAAAACTGTAAATTCTCTCTCTGTGGTTAGGGAGCGAGAAATCCCTGGACTAGAAATTTCTAAAACGTAGGAACCTTCAATAACAGGGGTAACCTCTAGGACTGCTTCTAAAGCTCGACTCATTTTTTCACAGTCATCGACACCGGTATCGGTGGTTAAATTTCGTATGTCTACACGTAGCACCGGTGGCCTACGATTCGTTTGAAAAACGGCCCCAACGACTTCTAAACCAAGGTTTTCAGCGATGGGACTCGCCAAAGTGATAATTTCGGGAACTAAAGGGTGATTCATGAAAATCAATGCAATAAAAAAAGCGGGTTAGACCCACTTGCGTTACTTGTTGAATTTATCCCAATCTCCTCAACTAACTAGTTTTTTCCCGAAGATAGACGTTTTTTTTGCTCTTACCTGGGGAAAGTCGCATAGTAGTTTTGGTGGTTACTAGTTTAAATCTAGTTGTGCAGCTACCACATCATCATATCACAAAAGATCAAAAATTCTCTTGTTTCAAATAGCTAATTTAGTTTATGGTAAAGAAAGCATAACTTAATTTAACTTAACAAAGTCGGCAATCAATATGGACTGTATTATCAACCGTCGAGCTCAGTTTTCAGCAAGCCATCGCTATTGGTTGCCAGAACTCGATGAAGCCGAAAATCTGAGACGTTTTGGCGCTGGTAGTCGTTTTCCAGGACATGGACATAATTACGTTCTCTACGTTACTCTGGGAGGACAGCTAAATCATTACGGTATGGTGGAGAACTTGTCGATAGTCAAAAGAGTGATTCAAAGAGAAATTATAGATCAACTCGACTATGGCTATCTCAATCAGGTATGGCCAGAATTTCAACAAACTTTACCAACTACAGAAAATATAGCTAGAGTGATTTGGCAGAGATTAGCACCATTACTTTCTTTAGTCAATATTCAACTGTTTGAACATCCAGAACTTTGGGCAGATTATCAAGGAAATGCTATGGAAGCAACTTTAACTGTTAAAACTCATTTTAGCGCCGCTCATCGTCTTGCTCTCAATGAACTCAGTTATGAGGAAAATTGCGAGATTTATGGCAAATGCGCCCGTCCCCATGGTCACGGACACAACTATCATTTGGAGATATCGGTAACGGGAGAGATTGATTCCCGTACGGGTATGTTGGTGGACTTGGGAGAATTACAACAAGTTATCAAAGATTACATTGTTGAGCCTTTTGATCATACCTTTCTCAACAAAGATATTGCTTATTTTGCCCAGGTGGTTCCCACAGCAGAAAATATTGCTGTTTATATCGCGCAAACTTTGCAAGGACCGATCGCAGCGATTGGGGCTGAGCTAGACAAAGTAAAATTGATCGAAAGTCCTAATAATTCTTGCGAGATCCTTTGTCGTAAGCCTAGTTTAATTAGTAGAGATACTCAAGAATTAGCGATGACTAAGGGGTAAAAAGATTGACACTCCCAAATTTTTGATAATATGAGCAAGAGTCAGTTAGTCTTAAAATAAAGGATAGGTAAATTATGGAATCTAACCCTCCCGAACAAGAACCAAAGCTAAAAGACATGGAACAGGTAGGCTCTGGTACAACACCAGTACAAACGGCACCTGGTAAACTTGCTCCCGGCAATAGCACCAGTCTCAATCTTAATACTATCAAAGATCAACCTTGGCAGGAATGGGTGGATATGGTTTTCGACGTTTTGGCTAAGATTCCTGTATACGTAGGTAACTTTTTCTCTGATTATAGACAACCGTTGGTTACGTTGCTGTTGATTGCTTCTGGCGCTGTGACAGTTTACATCACCCTAGCTGTTTTAGATGCGATCGACGACATTCCCTTGTTATCTCCCATTTTAAAGTTACTGGGGCTAGGGTATTCGGCGTGGTTTGTCTATCGTTATCTGTGGAAAGCAGAAAACCGTCAAGAGTTATGGCAAGAATTTGAAGCCTTTAAATCGCAAATCGTTGGCAGAGATTCTTGATAAGTTTAAATTAACATTCTCACCACTAACTTCAAATTGGTTAGTGGTTTTTTATGTGTATAAGTAGGTTGGCTTAATTAAAAGTTAATATGATGGTAGGGAACGGGGAAGGGAGAACAGTAAGAATTTCAGCTTTATTTACACTTGTTATTTTTTTTACGTTTATTTATGACCAGGTACTTATCTAAAAAATTTAGATATATTTCTGAAAATAATGAGTTTTTATTTGTAATATTATGTCCGCTTAATTAGTTACCATAAAAAAGGTGAGTCACATTTTATCTAAACCTTTACCCTTCCCCCGGGGGAGAGACAAGGTAGACAAGGTAGATTTTCCCCTTTCCCCTTTAAGATCCCTTTACCCCTACTCACCTGTATCTCTACCTATTTACCCGGACTTGATCTAATGGGGGTTCAGTTTCGGTTTGGGTGGAGGAATAGAGCAAAATTAGCAGGATCTTGATCGCGTCTATGGTCAAAAGGAATAGGAATACTATTCTGATCGCCTGCTTGCTGTGCGGTCGTTTCTAGAGCTTCCCGAAGTCGCTTAGCGGCGTAGATAGACATATCCCGGGGAACACTAATGCGATCGCGCAGATAGCGCAGAGCCGGATCTGCTCCTACTGGGGGAGTACAGACTTCTCCAGTCATCATATAGGTAAGAGCGCAACGCAAAGCTGTCTCAAACAACTCATCGGGAGCGGGGTTAACGCGAATCAGATTAGCGCGGTGCTTGAGAACTCTTTGTAGAGCTTCAGCGCGGGAGGTTTCTGGCTCTAAATAGGTCGCATCGGGTAAACCCAACCAAGGACCTCTATCGACTTGATCTTGATTAATCAGGGTTTGGGGCTCATTGTTAGACCAACAACCACCCATCT
This genomic window from Gloeocapsa sp. PCC 73106 contains:
- a CDS encoding YlxR family protein, which produces MKTNYRRCLSCRCVGPKESFWRIVRVYPSTEVQLDQGQGRSAYLCPQEDCLRIAQQKNRLGKALKIYVSEEIYQKLWTRLSYYS
- a CDS encoding CAAD domain-containing protein, translating into MESNPPEQEPKLKDMEQVGSGTTPVQTAPGKLAPGNSTSLNLNTIKDQPWQEWVDMVFDVLAKIPVYVGNFFSDYRQPLVTLLLIASGAVTVYITLAVLDAIDDIPLLSPILKLLGLGYSAWFVYRYLWKAENRQELWQEFEAFKSQIVGRDS
- the rimP gene encoding ribosome maturation factor RimP, with the protein product MNHPLVPEIITLASPIAENLGLEVVGAVFQTNRRPPVLRVDIRNLTTDTGVDDCEKMSRALEAVLEVTPVIEGSYVLEISSPGISRSLTTEREFTVFKGFDVIIKTVPPYLEQKEWRGKLQGRDDQNLYLNQKGKSVSIPRELIAKVQLDDQA
- the nusA gene encoding transcription termination factor NusA, with protein sequence MSLVYLPGLQTMIEEISHSHNLPKSSVQDALREALLKGYERYRRAQNLERHLYNDEYFDNFEVELDTDEEGFRILSTKRIVEEVTDTDHHISLKEVQEVEKEAQLGDEVVLDVTPPQEEFGRMAAIQTKQVLLQKLRDQQRKLIQEEYQEIENTVLQAKVLRFERQSVIMSVSSGFGQPEVEAELPKREQLPNDNYRANSLFKVYLKKVRSGSHRGPQLIVSRADAGLVVYLFANEVPEIEEEIVRIVAVAREANPPSRYVGPRTKIAVDTLERDVDPVGACIGAKGSRIQAVVNELKGEKIDVIRWSPDPAIYISNALSPARVDKVTLINPDERQALALVAENHLSLAIGKEGQNVRLAARLTGWKIDIKDAQQYQSEAE
- the infB gene encoding translation initiation factor IF-2, translating into MNHEKVRIYDLSKELDIDNKEVLEICAQLNIVVKSHSSTITESQAEQIRAKAERISQVKQSEVEQSWETITSKNKPEILAVHHKQHQDDFNPDMSPSNTVNTKPELTLTPAARPPKPQLTPTDPSTTDSSQQISTDHMLESSQLLQPPVRPEKPKPQVKPLAKKPSPKQEKNPDVPVKSKREIEKVKAPETEISISETLPTEEKAKVKVKVRPKAKSEQEPEKNQEEGSVRLPRLIRPQLPKPAKPKSTEGLDPGLDLESELGIEGAEKETDSDEAILLEKPKRNKQIKLTKPEKAKKWEEEEEEDNKAKAAKLAPKNKRRSVVIEEDEEDLDALLEAAGSSTVMNLAIARPPKPKSENPVSVTKPSQIAKLKKTGEKTEKRVENKETKVVEELPAEIELSGSLTVRSLAELLKISETEIIKNLFAKGIAVNITQTLELETATQVAQDLGVKVTSATVEAAATKTTEMLDISDLEKLVRRPPVVTIMGHVDHGKTTLLDSIRKTKVAQGEAGGITQHIGAYHVDVEHNGKNQQVVFLDTPGHEAFTAMRARGTKVTDIAVLVVAADDGVQPQTREAISHAKAAGVPLVVAINKVDKIEANPDRIKQELMELSLVPEEWGGETIMVPVSALKGENLDTLLEMILLVAEVEELSANPDRLAKGTIIEAHLDRAKGPVATLLVQNGTLKVGDIILAGSVFGRIRAMIDDRGAKVERATPSFAVEILGLNQVPAAGDEFEVFFSEKEARLMAEARGDEQRQTRLQQNLSSRRVSLTTFSEQAREGQLKELNLILKADVQGSVEAILGALQQLPQNEVQLRILLSSAGEVTETDVDLAAASGAVIIGFNTTLASGARSAADQESVDIREYNIIYKLLDDIQGAMEGLLDPEEIEEYLGTAEVRAVFTVGRGSVAGCYIQSGKVIRNRLLRVRRQEQVVFQGSVDSLKRMKEDVKEVNAGYECGIGSNKFNEWQERDVIEVYQMVMKRRTLSTN
- a CDS encoding 6-carboxytetrahydropterin synthase, with the protein product MDCIINRRAQFSASHRYWLPELDEAENLRRFGAGSRFPGHGHNYVLYVTLGGQLNHYGMVENLSIVKRVIQREIIDQLDYGYLNQVWPEFQQTLPTTENIARVIWQRLAPLLSLVNIQLFEHPELWADYQGNAMEATLTVKTHFSAAHRLALNELSYEENCEIYGKCARPHGHGHNYHLEISVTGEIDSRTGMLVDLGELQQVIKDYIVEPFDHTFLNKDIAYFAQVVPTAENIAVYIAQTLQGPIAAIGAELDKVKLIESPNNSCEILCRKPSLISRDTQELAMTKG